From Anastrepha obliqua isolate idAnaObli1 chromosome 3, idAnaObli1_1.0, whole genome shotgun sequence:
gaaggaattcatagtgcaccacaccacgaaaatcgaaaaaaactgtcatcatgacctttatttttgaacgactttgacgtgctcttctcggtctggcctcgcctttagcacgatattcgcttgattggtagGTTATTTCAGGagcgtaagcataaatccaagtctcatctcccgtaatgatgcatttgagcttgtcctgatagtctgaaagcattgtttcacacacatcaacgcgatgacttttttccaagaaattgagagttttcggtaccaaacgagatttgacttttcgtaggcccaaatggtctttcaaaatgcgATCTTATTGAATCACCCTGTAAAACTTGTTTTCCCAGGATGTACACGGAAGTAAGAAAtacccaaaataaaaaatattatttcctcATTATTTTTTTCAGCAATAAAGCACGTGTGGGAATACACAGGGTGGTCCATACAGTGAATCacctttttaaagaaaaatgagcCATTGATGCCAACGCTCCAAAATCCATACCAAACTGTCACTCTCTGTGAATGCATTGGCTTCTCGAATATGACGGGCTGGTTTTCGCATCCCGAGATGTGGCAGTTTTGTTTGTTAGCTTAGCCGCCGAGTTGCAAGTAGGTTtcgttcgaaaaaattattttcacttattGACAATAAAAGCACTGTTTGGGCTACACAATATTGATCTGTCAGATAAATTTTCAATACTTCTCAAAGTTGTTCAAGTCTAaagtatttcatttcattctggGAAGATACTTTCAGCTGCTAAAATATCATGTCCATtatatggaccaccctgtatatgctcACCCGTACAGAAGCAATTGTAGGTTTCATAAATAAAACGTCAATTACTCTTTACACCAAAAACAATGTGCATTTGCCTTGATGAGTTCAACACCACAACCGCGCCCCTGAGCACTCGAATGCGCACTTAAACTGCTACAGTTTTGTTTAATAAGTATATTATTTCAACTatgcattttacttttttcttcgcgattaatttttttggttttttgtttcttccttttttcttttttcttttttgtaaacagCTTaggtatttttataaacaaacgtATGCCCATTAAGTTCAACATTAAGCGGCGATCTAGAAGGTGAATAGCTGAATTAATTATGCTCACACTGATGATTATGCGCTAATATGACAATTACCCAGGGAGCATACCAAATACGATCGTTGATAAGggtgaaaaaattacaaagcacTACAAAGAAGCcggaggaaaaataaaaaagagtaaaGTCAGCTAGTCGCTCTACTCGGCGCTTCTGTGTGAATAATAACATTACGAGTGTGAAACAGCATACATAATTGATTTGGAAATACGTCACGTAAATGGCATTAAACGTAGCAGCAGAAGccgcaaatacaaaaaaaattaatgcaacaaTATATTCATATCCCACAAATAATGATTTGGGCACAAAATGAGTAATCGAAAGCCCAAAGTCAACAAGCCATTAAAGTATGATTTGATAACCTCAAGCAGACCGATAGCGCCACTCCACGCGCCCCTCCTCCTTAAGCTGTGCATAGTTCGAGAATTCGAAACTCAGTTTACTGCTGTTATAAAAGCTAAAATCGAATTATTTCGCAACAACAGACACTGCAGCAACGCCGCGGTAGAAACTTAGAACACAACCACAGGAAGTCCAGTTTGGTACAAAAGCAATTGAAAACAGTTCACAATGTTCAAGCCAGCCATCGGTTTGCTATTGCTAGCTGCATTGTGCGTAGCCGAGGTGCCAACGCGTCTCCGCTCTGCTGCACGCCGTCCAAGTGGCGCCCGTGTACGTTTCCTTGCACGCCAACAGGCAGCACCCGCGCCCGCACCAACTGGTTATCCTGCCGCAGGCGTAACGCCTGAAATTCCATTTGACTTGCCCTCATCAACTGTGAAGCCGGAGGTGACCTACTTGCCACCGGACAACACCTATGGTCCGCCACCACAGCCTGCTGCTACTTATGGCCCGCCTGTGCCACACAGCACCTACGGACCACCAACCGAAGCGCCTGCCTCACCTGGCGTACCAGACGCTACATATGGTCCACCTGACAACACTTACTTGCCGCCTGTGGAAAGTGCCACCGAAAGCGATGTGGATTTGGAAATTGATGCGGAGGAGGAGGCCACAGTTGAAGAGCAACAGCCAACTGTACCGCAATCGGATGTTGTAGATCAGCCACAGAATGAAGTAGAGGCACCCGCTGAAGAAGAGGATATTCTCGTCGCGGTTGCTGACGACGGTTCCGTCATTGCGGTTAGCAACTCTTTTGACGCGCAGGACTCTGAGGCAGAGCAGCCAGCGCGTTTGGTTTTTCAGCGCTTCTCACAAGGTAAACGCCATACACCTGCTAACGCGCCCATCCCAGCGCGTCTGGTGAAGTTGCGTCGTGCGATGTCAGCCAAGGTGCAACCACAGCCACAGAGTTTCCTATTCGCCTCGCGCTACACCACCTGGTAGTGTGTCAAAGCATCGAAGGGAGACTTAAGTGCAGTGTTAgtacaattttgtttaaattaaaaaattaacttccATAAAATAGT
This genomic window contains:
- the LOC129242232 gene encoding uncharacterized protein LOC129242232, with product MFKPAIGLLLLAALCVAEVPTRLRSAARRPSGARVRFLARQQAAPAPAPTGYPAAGVTPEIPFDLPSSTVKPEVTYLPPDNTYGPPPQPAATYGPPVPHSTYGPPTEAPASPGVPDATYGPPDNTYLPPVESATESDVDLEIDAEEEATVEEQQPTVPQSDVVDQPQNEVEAPAEEEDILVAVADDGSVIAVSNSFDAQDSEAEQPARLVFQRFSQGKRHTPANAPIPARLVKLRRAMSAKVQPQPQSFLFASRYTTW